The genomic region ACACGACCACCCCCAAGAAGCCGAACTCGGCGCTGCGCAAGGTGTGCCGGGTCCGCCTGTCCAGCGGCATCGAGGTCACCGCGTACATCCCCGGCGTCGGCCACAACCTGCAGGAGCACTCGATCGTGCTGGTGCGTGGGGGTCGGGTGAAGGACCTGCCGGGCGTCCGCTACAAGGTCATCCGCGGCACGCTGGACACCCAGGGCGTGCGCGACCGAAAGAAGGCCCGCTCGCGCTATGGCGCCAAGGCCAAGCAGGTATAAGAGGAGCGCCCATGCCCCGTAAAGGCCCCGCCATCCGTCGGCCGCTGCCGCCGGACCCGATCTACCAGTCGCAGCTCGTCACCCAGATGATCAACAAGATCCTTCTGGGGGGGAAGCGCTCGACCGCCGAGCGGATCGTGTACTCCGCGCTGGAGCAGGCACGCCGCAAGACCGGCAACGACCCGGTGACCACCCTCAAGCGGGCGGTCGAGAACGTCCGGCCGGTGCTCGAGACCCGCAGCCGCCGCGTGGGCGGCGCGACCTACCAGGTGCCGATCGAGGTCCGCCAGGGGCGCTCGACCACACTGGCCCTGCGCTGGCTGGTCAACTTCGCGCGCAACCGCCGCGAGAAGACCATGGCCGACCGCCTCGCGGGCGAGCTGCTCGACGCCTCCAACGGCG from Actinomycetes bacterium harbors:
- the rpsL gene encoding 30S ribosomal protein S12, with product MPTIAQLVRKGRESKVEKTKTPALKGSPQRRGVCTRVYTTTPKKPNSALRKVCRVRLSSGIEVTAYIPGVGHNLQEHSIVLVRGGRVKDLPGVRYKVIRGTLDTQGVRDRKKARSRYGAKAKQV
- the rpsG gene encoding 30S ribosomal protein S7; this encodes MPRKGPAIRRPLPPDPIYQSQLVTQMINKILLGGKRSTAERIVYSALEQARRKTGNDPVTTLKRAVENVRPVLETRSRRVGGATYQVPIEVRQGRSTTLALRWLVNFARNRREKTMADRLAGELLDASNGAGAAVKRKEDTHKMAEANKAFAHYRW